A single Megachile rotundata isolate GNS110a chromosome 9, iyMegRotu1, whole genome shotgun sequence DNA region contains:
- the LOC143265198 gene encoding uncharacterized protein LOC143265198 codes for MLISKRKGKWTMTFLKNRSRDAVGGPRYKDADAFPRIAVIFLRLHSNRTTHLFLPAPFEAGYFFRFLRSCLPVMHWALRSTKRSPRACAVTLVDRNPAMYPLKH; via the exons ATGTTGATATCCAAACGAAAAGGAAAATGGACGATGACATTT TTGAAGAATCGGAGTCGTGACGCTGTGGGAGGTCCCCGATACAAAGATGCAGACGCATTTCCAAGAATTGCAGTAATCTTCTTACGTCTCCATTCA AATCGTACGACTCACCTCTTTCTACCTGCCCCGTTCGAGGCAGGCTACTTCTTCCGATTTCTGAGATCCTGTTTACCTGTGATGCATTGGGCCTTACGGTCCACAAAGAGGAGCCCGAGGGCCTGTGCTGTGACGCTCGTAGATCGCAATCCCGCTATGTATCCTCTGAAACactaa
- the Nop10 gene encoding nop10 ribonucleoprotein — protein MYLMYYLNENGDRVYTLKKMDPNGKPTLSAHPARFSPEDKYSRERITLKRRFGLLLTQQPLPTY, from the exons atgtaTTTGATGTATTATCTAAACGAAAATGGAGATCGAGTATATACTTTGAAG aAAATGGATCCAAATGGGAAACCTACGTTATCAGCACATCcag CTCGATTTTCTCCAGAAGATAAATATTCAAGAGAAAGGATAACGCTAAAAAGAAGATTTGGCTTGTTGCTTACACAGCAACCATTACCTACTTACTAA